A single genomic interval of uncultured Sphaerochaeta sp. harbors:
- a CDS encoding GerMN domain-containing protein, translating into MEMDEAPKPRRTISPLFILLAWILFTLGVFALGYPRVRQAVVSSGVLQYARQGEDSPLPSTQVRPVQVAFITASGEPQLVSLQTKRLGGSQYHDSYEALLGGPTKEVLSSGLVSNIHPKTSLIGITLSNKILFVDVSKDFLDSLDIVKATEQMKTTALAFSQVKDLVILVEGKPLEQ; encoded by the coding sequence ATGGAAATGGATGAAGCTCCCAAACCAAGACGCACTATCTCTCCCCTATTTATACTATTAGCATGGATTCTTTTCACCCTTGGTGTTTTCGCCCTTGGCTATCCAAGGGTTCGTCAAGCAGTTGTTTCCAGTGGTGTTCTCCAATATGCCCGGCAAGGAGAGGACAGCCCTCTCCCCTCGACTCAGGTCAGGCCAGTACAGGTTGCATTCATAACAGCCAGTGGAGAGCCGCAACTTGTCTCCCTCCAAACCAAACGATTGGGAGGGAGCCAATACCATGACAGTTATGAAGCACTGCTTGGGGGACCTACGAAAGAGGTGCTCAGCTCAGGATTGGTAAGCAATATACACCCCAAAACCTCCCTCATCGGAATAACGCTGTCAAACAAGATTCTCTTTGTTGATGTAAGTAAGGACTTCTTGGATAGCTTGGATATTGTGAAAGCAACAGAACAGATGAAAACCACCGCTCTAGCATTCAGCCAGGTCAAGGATCTGGTTATATTGGTTGAGGGAAAACCATTAGAACAATAG